A single window of Sphaerodactylus townsendi isolate TG3544 linkage group LG03, MPM_Stown_v2.3, whole genome shotgun sequence DNA harbors:
- the PRR36 gene encoding proline-rich protein 36 isoform X1 has translation MDGRAAADGGSAPRENGVTATSEAAPAARLPSAKRKPSKTTQPAAVASRPPTAPGGVSKTLNNGPAKKPNVSQTKPLVPKNSAINNTSGRVAVKKAVGEKPNGLMALEKVVQKKEVQQKPAKGASQPTVSAPKSTATKSKKAEQPKPTRTWLPGTKNATSSSALSRAPVNDKGIGKPKHTVPPAGQAAAVQQPKTTLTTTRDPTRATTMPKAKLSSTNPAVKKLPATKPLKSANSKLQSEPSLGQKNVTMPKNPRLLEKKLLEAPKPRTPIKTTAGSTRPATPYKTPVPKVLAAGSSPGKKLLKKDSLPSKDQAAAPKKLQKATDQRNAKPAIGEKSLPIEDTKPMELQPTTEVETDAQLLLKESVASRLEAQETEQSVPTDEGGREDRVGCLGTMVPQMSTPILEEVPLVFPSPQHVKVSSPRGRPNLPVPEISELPEETPNLHSELLCQLPSLTHLAPDSQTPPLESVQPCGESTDFQDLKEQALPHSDIPVPPEQLYPLLETALSCEDVCHLSISSLDEDSQILVKEELPVPSCVGGLPSPASLVVFAEEVQPVTLAGMQEETAFQVKQSPSASLVDSPLRIMVEPQTAEDGEGHGGFDKMAKASAQPLYEEEEWQRKVFPVEDETLRMSCTDFEGKVYLNTEGAQELATPQTEELNRAVVLAEDGIVEAQPLEKHPDTSQGVVDKSSLSFPVDAVALLPAESMGDADAGHGGVSGSVGECSCIGGPGGDAVAEVCLGSLKPEDAPKCEEPDPLPRLSGEVSPGSGIGQLSMPKPQTLPLKSLELLQEPPTQLPEAPELLLSCSVLNGHSPERGGSSSKSSTLSGPDLAGKSSSETSTPEELRDYDSSSGVESKSDEKLEQTCHQLLSPLEDLPGELDLGIHMEKGDDEAETLPADEILGDPPTEPTVSSEEEVDLDADLLKDPAFTETVCLSRSPPGKPSLAHSVEESDEPGSGDAGTETPASTNSAASCDVFGAFHLHSTDSCGKSPGLSSLESEEHSTEGSKEPLPKESHSKTPVDWEHPAPATPASQKTRVQDEEASLPFAATHNLAAGDNGAGLPFPWGPCPSEILSTIYEVEGGAETPGLDDEDGSCCSCAASQEQGLHLGSIQATVVQQLISRTLLFSAEAPSGAVGGKGPVNTEAEISKWTELISPLDESRASITSVTSFSPEDMSSPHGDWTVVEVETFH, from the exons ATGGATGGCAGAGCAGCTGCAGATGGAGGCTCTGCTCCACGGGAGAATGGTGTGACAGCCACCAGTGAAGCGGCACCAGCTGCTCGTCTGCCTTCAGCAAAACGAAAACCCAGCAAGACCACTCAGCCAGCAGCTGTCGCATCTCGCCCTCCCACAGCTCCTGGTGGTGTTTCCAAGACACTCAACAATGGCCCAGCTAAGAAACCGAATGTCTCTCAGACCAAGCCCCTGGTCCCTAAGAACAGTGCCATTAACAACACATCTGGTAGGGTGGCAGTGAAAAAGGCAGTGGGGGAGAAACCCAATGGGTTGATGGCTTTGGAAAAAGTGGTCCAGAAAAAGGAGGTACAACAAAAACCAGCAAAAGGGGCATCACAGCCTACAGTGTCTG CCCCAAAGTCAACTGCCACAAAGTCCAAGAAAGCTGAACAGCCGAAGCCCACCAG GACTTGGTTGCCAGGGACTAAGAATGCAACTTCTTCATCAGCCCTGAGCAGAGCACCGGTCAATGACAAAGGCATAGGCAAACCTAAGCACACAGTACCACCTGCTGGTCAGGCTGCAGCAGTGCAGCAGCCAAAAACCACCCTGACCACAACAAGAG ATCCTACCAGAGCCACTACCATGCCAAAGGCCAAGCTTTCAAGCACTAACCCCGCTGTGAAAAAGTTACCTGCCACCAAACCTCTCAAATCTGCAAACTCCAAATTGCAATCTGAGCCAAGCCTTGGACAGAAGAATGTAACCATGCCTAAGAATCCCAGGCTTTTGGAGAAGAAGCTTTTGGAGGCACCTAAGCCCAGAACTCCTATCAAGACAACTGCTGGAAGCACCCGTCCAGCAACACCATACAAAACTCCTGTGCCCAAGGTACTGGCTGCAGGCAGCAGTCCAGGCAAGAAGCTTCTCAAGAAAGATAGCCTTCCAAGCAAAGATCAAGCTGCTGCTCCAAAAAAGCTTCAGAAGGCAACTGATCAAAGGAATGCCAAGCCAGCCATTGGTGAAAAAAGTTTGCCTATTGAGGATACAAAGCCTATGGAACTGCAGCCTACAACCGAGGTAGAGACTGATGCCCAGCTTCTCTTAAAagaatctgttgccagcaggcTAGAAGCTCAAGAGACCGAGCAAAGTGTGCCAACggacgagggagggagggaggataggGTTGGGTGCCTGGGCACCATGGTTCCACAAATGTCAACTCCAATACTGGAGGAAGTACCTCTGGTCTTTCCTAGTCCACAACATGTGAAGGTCTCTTCTCCCCGTGGAAGGCCTAACTTGCCTGTCCCTGAGATCTCAGAGCTACCAGAAGAAACACCAAATTTGCACTCAGAACTACTCTGCCAACTACCTTCTCTTACTCATTTGGCACCTGATTCCCAGACTCCACCATTGGAATCTGTGCAGCCTTGTGGAGAAAGCACAGACTTCCAGGACTTGAAGGAACAAGCACTTCCACACTCAGATATTCCAGTTCCCCCTGAGCAGCTATACCCATTGCTTGAAACTGCACTATCTTGTGAAGATGTCTGCCACCTATCCATCTCCTCCTTAGATGAAGACTCCCAGATACTGGTTAAAGAGGAGCTTCCTGTGCCAAGCTGTGTGGGAGGACTTCCTTCTCCTGCCTCCTTGGTCGTGTTTGCTGAAGAAGTCCAACCTGTGACACTGGCAGGAATGCAGGAAGAGACTGCCTTCCAGGTGAAACAGTCTCCCTCAGCCAGCCTGGTAGATTCTCCTCTGAGAATTATGGTTGAGCCTCAGACAGCTGAGGATGGTGAAGGACATGGTGGCTTTGACAAAATGGCTAAGGCATCCGCCCAGCCTCTGTATGAAGAGGAAGAGTGGCAGAGGAAAGTGTTTCCTGTGGAGGATGAGACGTTAAGGATGAGCTGCACAGACTTTGAAGGAAAAGTATATTTGAATACTGAAGGTGCTCAGGAGTTAGCCACTCCTCAGACAGAAGAGCTGAATAGAGCTGTCGTTCTTGCTGAAGATGGGATAGTGGAAGCTCAACCTCTAGAAAAGCATCCAGATACCAGTCAGGGTGTCGTGGACaagtcttctctctctttccctgtggATGCTGTGGCCTTGCTCCCTGCAGAGTCAATGGGAGATGCTGATGCCGGTCATGGTGGTGTGTCCGGCTCTGTGGGTGAATGTTCTTGCATTGGAGGCCCTGGGGGTGATGCTGTGGCTGAGGTGTGTCTTGGTAGCCTGAAACCAGAGGATGCTCCCAAATGCGAAGAACCAGATCCTTTGCCCCGTCTTTCAGGGGAGGTGTCACCTGGTAGCGGCATTGGCCAGCTGTCGATGCCCAAACCTCAGACTCTGCCCTTGAAGAGCCTAGAGCTTTTGCAGGAGCCACCTACTCAGCTTCCTGAAGCCCCTGAACTCCTGTTGAGTTGCTCAGTGCTGAACGGCCACTCCCCTGAAAGAGGAGGCTCCTCCTCCAAGTCCAGCACCTTAAGCGGTCCTGATCTGGCTGGCAAGAGCAGCAGTGAGACCAGCACCCCAGAGGAGCTGCGGGACTATGACAGTAGCTCGGGAGTGGAGTCCAAATCTGATGAGAAACTGGAGCAGACCTGCCACCAGCTGCTGAGCCCCCTGGAGGACCTTCCTGGTGAGCTAGACCTGGGCATCCACATGGAGAAAGGAGATGATGAGGCGGAGACTCTGCCAGCTGACGAAATCCTTGGCGACCCACCTACTGAACCTACGGTGTCCTCAGAGGAGGAAGTGGACCTGGACGCAGACCTCCTGAAGGACCCGGCCTTCACAGAAACGGTGTGTCTGTCCAGGTCTCCACCTGGCAAGCCCTCCTTGGCCCACTCAGTGGAGGAGTCTGACGAGCCAGGCTCTGGTGATGCCGGCACAGAGACCCCTGCTTCTACCAATTCAGCGGCTTCTTGTGATGTCTTTGGTGCTTTCCACCTCCATTCCACTGACAGCTGTGGCAAGAGTCCTGGCCTTTCTTCCCTGGAGAGCGAAGAGCATTCCACAGAGGGCAGCAAGGAACCACTCCCTAAAGAGTCCCATAGCAAGACGCCCGTGGATTGGGAGCACCCGGCACCGGCCACACCAGCCTCCCAGAAGACCAGAGTGCAGGATGAAGAGGCATCCCTGCCTTTCGCTGCCACTCATAATCTGGCTGCAG GTGACAATGGAGCTGGTTTGCCCTTCCCCTGGGGCCCATGTCCATCAGAGATCCTCTCCACTATCTATGAAGTAGAGGGTGGTGCTGAGACGCCTGGCCTGGACGACGAAGACGGGAGTTGCTGCTCGTGTGCTGCCTCTCAAGAGCAGGGCCTTCACCTGGGAAGCATCCAGGCTACAGTTGTGCAGCAGCTAATCAGCCGGACGCTGCTTTTCTCAGCAGAGGCACCTTCTGGTGCTGTTGGTGGGAAGGGGCCTGTGAACACCGAAGCTGAGATTAGCAAATGGACGGAACTGATATCCCCTCTGGACGAATCACGGGCCAGCATCACTTCAGTGACGAGCTTCTCCCCTGAGGACATGTCATCCCCCCATGGGGACTGGACTGTGGTAGAGGTAGAGACCTTTCACTGA
- the PRR36 gene encoding proline-rich protein 36 isoform X3, with translation MDGRAAADGGSAPRENGVTATSEAAPAARLPSAKRKPSKTTQPAAVASRPPTAPGGVSKTLNNGPAKKPNVSQTKPLVPKNSAINNTSGRVAVKKAVGEKPNGLMALEKVVQKKEVQQKPAKGASQPTVSAPKSTATKSKKAEQPKPTRTWLPGTKNATSSSALSRAPVNDKGIGKPKHTVPPAGQAAAVQQPKTTLTTTRDPTRATTMPKAKLSSTNPAVKKLPATKPLKSANSKLQSEPSLGQKNVTMPKNPRLLEKKLLEAPKPRTPIKTTAGSTRPATPYKTPVPKVLAAGSSPGKKLLKKDSLPSKDQAAAPKKLQKATDQRNAKPAIGEKSLPIEDTKPMELQPTTEVETDAQLLLKESVASRLEAQETEQSVPTDEGGREDRVGCLGTMVPQMSTPILEEVPLVFPSPQHVKVSSPRGRPNLPVPEISELPEETPNLHSELLCQLPSLTHLAPDSQTPPLESVQPCGESTDFQDLKEQALPHSDIPVPPEQLYPLLETALSCEDVCHLSISSLDEDSQILVKEELPVPSCVGGLPSPASLVVFAEEVQPVTLAGMQEETAFQVKQSPSASLVDSPLRIMVEPQTAEDGEGHGGFDKMAKASAQPLYEEEEWQRKVFPVEDETLRMSCTDFEGKVYLNTEGAQELATPQTEELNRAVVLAEDGIVEAQPLEKHPDTSQGVVDKSSLSFPVDAVALLPAESMGDADAGHGGVSGSVGECSCIGGPGGDAVAEVCLGSLKPEDAPKCEEPDPLPRLSGEVSPGSGIGQLSMPKPQTLPLKSLELLQEPPTQLPEAPELLLSCSVLNGHSPERGGSSSKSSTLSGPDLAGKSSSETSTPEELRDYDSSSGVESKSDEKLEQTCHQLLSPLEDLPGELDLGIHMEKGDDEAETLPADEILGDPPTEPTVSSEEEVDLDADLLKDPAFTETVCLSRSPPGKPSLAHSVEESDEPGSGDAGTETPASTNSAASCDVFGAFHLHSTDSCGKSPGLSSLESEEHSTEGSKEPLPKESHSKTPVDWEHPAPATPASQKTRVQDEEASLPFAATHNLAAGLLFPTQASLPCL, from the exons ATGGATGGCAGAGCAGCTGCAGATGGAGGCTCTGCTCCACGGGAGAATGGTGTGACAGCCACCAGTGAAGCGGCACCAGCTGCTCGTCTGCCTTCAGCAAAACGAAAACCCAGCAAGACCACTCAGCCAGCAGCTGTCGCATCTCGCCCTCCCACAGCTCCTGGTGGTGTTTCCAAGACACTCAACAATGGCCCAGCTAAGAAACCGAATGTCTCTCAGACCAAGCCCCTGGTCCCTAAGAACAGTGCCATTAACAACACATCTGGTAGGGTGGCAGTGAAAAAGGCAGTGGGGGAGAAACCCAATGGGTTGATGGCTTTGGAAAAAGTGGTCCAGAAAAAGGAGGTACAACAAAAACCAGCAAAAGGGGCATCACAGCCTACAGTGTCTG CCCCAAAGTCAACTGCCACAAAGTCCAAGAAAGCTGAACAGCCGAAGCCCACCAG GACTTGGTTGCCAGGGACTAAGAATGCAACTTCTTCATCAGCCCTGAGCAGAGCACCGGTCAATGACAAAGGCATAGGCAAACCTAAGCACACAGTACCACCTGCTGGTCAGGCTGCAGCAGTGCAGCAGCCAAAAACCACCCTGACCACAACAAGAG ATCCTACCAGAGCCACTACCATGCCAAAGGCCAAGCTTTCAAGCACTAACCCCGCTGTGAAAAAGTTACCTGCCACCAAACCTCTCAAATCTGCAAACTCCAAATTGCAATCTGAGCCAAGCCTTGGACAGAAGAATGTAACCATGCCTAAGAATCCCAGGCTTTTGGAGAAGAAGCTTTTGGAGGCACCTAAGCCCAGAACTCCTATCAAGACAACTGCTGGAAGCACCCGTCCAGCAACACCATACAAAACTCCTGTGCCCAAGGTACTGGCTGCAGGCAGCAGTCCAGGCAAGAAGCTTCTCAAGAAAGATAGCCTTCCAAGCAAAGATCAAGCTGCTGCTCCAAAAAAGCTTCAGAAGGCAACTGATCAAAGGAATGCCAAGCCAGCCATTGGTGAAAAAAGTTTGCCTATTGAGGATACAAAGCCTATGGAACTGCAGCCTACAACCGAGGTAGAGACTGATGCCCAGCTTCTCTTAAAagaatctgttgccagcaggcTAGAAGCTCAAGAGACCGAGCAAAGTGTGCCAACggacgagggagggagggaggataggGTTGGGTGCCTGGGCACCATGGTTCCACAAATGTCAACTCCAATACTGGAGGAAGTACCTCTGGTCTTTCCTAGTCCACAACATGTGAAGGTCTCTTCTCCCCGTGGAAGGCCTAACTTGCCTGTCCCTGAGATCTCAGAGCTACCAGAAGAAACACCAAATTTGCACTCAGAACTACTCTGCCAACTACCTTCTCTTACTCATTTGGCACCTGATTCCCAGACTCCACCATTGGAATCTGTGCAGCCTTGTGGAGAAAGCACAGACTTCCAGGACTTGAAGGAACAAGCACTTCCACACTCAGATATTCCAGTTCCCCCTGAGCAGCTATACCCATTGCTTGAAACTGCACTATCTTGTGAAGATGTCTGCCACCTATCCATCTCCTCCTTAGATGAAGACTCCCAGATACTGGTTAAAGAGGAGCTTCCTGTGCCAAGCTGTGTGGGAGGACTTCCTTCTCCTGCCTCCTTGGTCGTGTTTGCTGAAGAAGTCCAACCTGTGACACTGGCAGGAATGCAGGAAGAGACTGCCTTCCAGGTGAAACAGTCTCCCTCAGCCAGCCTGGTAGATTCTCCTCTGAGAATTATGGTTGAGCCTCAGACAGCTGAGGATGGTGAAGGACATGGTGGCTTTGACAAAATGGCTAAGGCATCCGCCCAGCCTCTGTATGAAGAGGAAGAGTGGCAGAGGAAAGTGTTTCCTGTGGAGGATGAGACGTTAAGGATGAGCTGCACAGACTTTGAAGGAAAAGTATATTTGAATACTGAAGGTGCTCAGGAGTTAGCCACTCCTCAGACAGAAGAGCTGAATAGAGCTGTCGTTCTTGCTGAAGATGGGATAGTGGAAGCTCAACCTCTAGAAAAGCATCCAGATACCAGTCAGGGTGTCGTGGACaagtcttctctctctttccctgtggATGCTGTGGCCTTGCTCCCTGCAGAGTCAATGGGAGATGCTGATGCCGGTCATGGTGGTGTGTCCGGCTCTGTGGGTGAATGTTCTTGCATTGGAGGCCCTGGGGGTGATGCTGTGGCTGAGGTGTGTCTTGGTAGCCTGAAACCAGAGGATGCTCCCAAATGCGAAGAACCAGATCCTTTGCCCCGTCTTTCAGGGGAGGTGTCACCTGGTAGCGGCATTGGCCAGCTGTCGATGCCCAAACCTCAGACTCTGCCCTTGAAGAGCCTAGAGCTTTTGCAGGAGCCACCTACTCAGCTTCCTGAAGCCCCTGAACTCCTGTTGAGTTGCTCAGTGCTGAACGGCCACTCCCCTGAAAGAGGAGGCTCCTCCTCCAAGTCCAGCACCTTAAGCGGTCCTGATCTGGCTGGCAAGAGCAGCAGTGAGACCAGCACCCCAGAGGAGCTGCGGGACTATGACAGTAGCTCGGGAGTGGAGTCCAAATCTGATGAGAAACTGGAGCAGACCTGCCACCAGCTGCTGAGCCCCCTGGAGGACCTTCCTGGTGAGCTAGACCTGGGCATCCACATGGAGAAAGGAGATGATGAGGCGGAGACTCTGCCAGCTGACGAAATCCTTGGCGACCCACCTACTGAACCTACGGTGTCCTCAGAGGAGGAAGTGGACCTGGACGCAGACCTCCTGAAGGACCCGGCCTTCACAGAAACGGTGTGTCTGTCCAGGTCTCCACCTGGCAAGCCCTCCTTGGCCCACTCAGTGGAGGAGTCTGACGAGCCAGGCTCTGGTGATGCCGGCACAGAGACCCCTGCTTCTACCAATTCAGCGGCTTCTTGTGATGTCTTTGGTGCTTTCCACCTCCATTCCACTGACAGCTGTGGCAAGAGTCCTGGCCTTTCTTCCCTGGAGAGCGAAGAGCATTCCACAGAGGGCAGCAAGGAACCACTCCCTAAAGAGTCCCATAGCAAGACGCCCGTGGATTGGGAGCACCCGGCACCGGCCACACCAGCCTCCCAGAAGACCAGAGTGCAGGATGAAGAGGCATCCCTGCCTTTCGCTGCCACTCATAATCTGGCTGCAG GGCTGCTCTTTCCAACCCAAGCCTCCTTGCCCTGTTTGTAG
- the PRR36 gene encoding proline-rich protein 36 isoform X2 — MDGRAAADGGSAPRENGVTATSEAAPAARLPSAKRKPSKTTQPAAVASRPPTAPGGVSKTLNNGPAKKPNVSQTKPLVPKNSAINNTSAPKSTATKSKKAEQPKPTRTWLPGTKNATSSSALSRAPVNDKGIGKPKHTVPPAGQAAAVQQPKTTLTTTRDPTRATTMPKAKLSSTNPAVKKLPATKPLKSANSKLQSEPSLGQKNVTMPKNPRLLEKKLLEAPKPRTPIKTTAGSTRPATPYKTPVPKVLAAGSSPGKKLLKKDSLPSKDQAAAPKKLQKATDQRNAKPAIGEKSLPIEDTKPMELQPTTEVETDAQLLLKESVASRLEAQETEQSVPTDEGGREDRVGCLGTMVPQMSTPILEEVPLVFPSPQHVKVSSPRGRPNLPVPEISELPEETPNLHSELLCQLPSLTHLAPDSQTPPLESVQPCGESTDFQDLKEQALPHSDIPVPPEQLYPLLETALSCEDVCHLSISSLDEDSQILVKEELPVPSCVGGLPSPASLVVFAEEVQPVTLAGMQEETAFQVKQSPSASLVDSPLRIMVEPQTAEDGEGHGGFDKMAKASAQPLYEEEEWQRKVFPVEDETLRMSCTDFEGKVYLNTEGAQELATPQTEELNRAVVLAEDGIVEAQPLEKHPDTSQGVVDKSSLSFPVDAVALLPAESMGDADAGHGGVSGSVGECSCIGGPGGDAVAEVCLGSLKPEDAPKCEEPDPLPRLSGEVSPGSGIGQLSMPKPQTLPLKSLELLQEPPTQLPEAPELLLSCSVLNGHSPERGGSSSKSSTLSGPDLAGKSSSETSTPEELRDYDSSSGVESKSDEKLEQTCHQLLSPLEDLPGELDLGIHMEKGDDEAETLPADEILGDPPTEPTVSSEEEVDLDADLLKDPAFTETVCLSRSPPGKPSLAHSVEESDEPGSGDAGTETPASTNSAASCDVFGAFHLHSTDSCGKSPGLSSLESEEHSTEGSKEPLPKESHSKTPVDWEHPAPATPASQKTRVQDEEASLPFAATHNLAAGDNGAGLPFPWGPCPSEILSTIYEVEGGAETPGLDDEDGSCCSCAASQEQGLHLGSIQATVVQQLISRTLLFSAEAPSGAVGGKGPVNTEAEISKWTELISPLDESRASITSVTSFSPEDMSSPHGDWTVVEVETFH, encoded by the exons ATGGATGGCAGAGCAGCTGCAGATGGAGGCTCTGCTCCACGGGAGAATGGTGTGACAGCCACCAGTGAAGCGGCACCAGCTGCTCGTCTGCCTTCAGCAAAACGAAAACCCAGCAAGACCACTCAGCCAGCAGCTGTCGCATCTCGCCCTCCCACAGCTCCTGGTGGTGTTTCCAAGACACTCAACAATGGCCCAGCTAAGAAACCGAATGTCTCTCAGACCAAGCCCCTGGTCCCTAAGAACAGTGCCATTAACAACACATCTG CCCCAAAGTCAACTGCCACAAAGTCCAAGAAAGCTGAACAGCCGAAGCCCACCAG GACTTGGTTGCCAGGGACTAAGAATGCAACTTCTTCATCAGCCCTGAGCAGAGCACCGGTCAATGACAAAGGCATAGGCAAACCTAAGCACACAGTACCACCTGCTGGTCAGGCTGCAGCAGTGCAGCAGCCAAAAACCACCCTGACCACAACAAGAG ATCCTACCAGAGCCACTACCATGCCAAAGGCCAAGCTTTCAAGCACTAACCCCGCTGTGAAAAAGTTACCTGCCACCAAACCTCTCAAATCTGCAAACTCCAAATTGCAATCTGAGCCAAGCCTTGGACAGAAGAATGTAACCATGCCTAAGAATCCCAGGCTTTTGGAGAAGAAGCTTTTGGAGGCACCTAAGCCCAGAACTCCTATCAAGACAACTGCTGGAAGCACCCGTCCAGCAACACCATACAAAACTCCTGTGCCCAAGGTACTGGCTGCAGGCAGCAGTCCAGGCAAGAAGCTTCTCAAGAAAGATAGCCTTCCAAGCAAAGATCAAGCTGCTGCTCCAAAAAAGCTTCAGAAGGCAACTGATCAAAGGAATGCCAAGCCAGCCATTGGTGAAAAAAGTTTGCCTATTGAGGATACAAAGCCTATGGAACTGCAGCCTACAACCGAGGTAGAGACTGATGCCCAGCTTCTCTTAAAagaatctgttgccagcaggcTAGAAGCTCAAGAGACCGAGCAAAGTGTGCCAACggacgagggagggagggaggataggGTTGGGTGCCTGGGCACCATGGTTCCACAAATGTCAACTCCAATACTGGAGGAAGTACCTCTGGTCTTTCCTAGTCCACAACATGTGAAGGTCTCTTCTCCCCGTGGAAGGCCTAACTTGCCTGTCCCTGAGATCTCAGAGCTACCAGAAGAAACACCAAATTTGCACTCAGAACTACTCTGCCAACTACCTTCTCTTACTCATTTGGCACCTGATTCCCAGACTCCACCATTGGAATCTGTGCAGCCTTGTGGAGAAAGCACAGACTTCCAGGACTTGAAGGAACAAGCACTTCCACACTCAGATATTCCAGTTCCCCCTGAGCAGCTATACCCATTGCTTGAAACTGCACTATCTTGTGAAGATGTCTGCCACCTATCCATCTCCTCCTTAGATGAAGACTCCCAGATACTGGTTAAAGAGGAGCTTCCTGTGCCAAGCTGTGTGGGAGGACTTCCTTCTCCTGCCTCCTTGGTCGTGTTTGCTGAAGAAGTCCAACCTGTGACACTGGCAGGAATGCAGGAAGAGACTGCCTTCCAGGTGAAACAGTCTCCCTCAGCCAGCCTGGTAGATTCTCCTCTGAGAATTATGGTTGAGCCTCAGACAGCTGAGGATGGTGAAGGACATGGTGGCTTTGACAAAATGGCTAAGGCATCCGCCCAGCCTCTGTATGAAGAGGAAGAGTGGCAGAGGAAAGTGTTTCCTGTGGAGGATGAGACGTTAAGGATGAGCTGCACAGACTTTGAAGGAAAAGTATATTTGAATACTGAAGGTGCTCAGGAGTTAGCCACTCCTCAGACAGAAGAGCTGAATAGAGCTGTCGTTCTTGCTGAAGATGGGATAGTGGAAGCTCAACCTCTAGAAAAGCATCCAGATACCAGTCAGGGTGTCGTGGACaagtcttctctctctttccctgtggATGCTGTGGCCTTGCTCCCTGCAGAGTCAATGGGAGATGCTGATGCCGGTCATGGTGGTGTGTCCGGCTCTGTGGGTGAATGTTCTTGCATTGGAGGCCCTGGGGGTGATGCTGTGGCTGAGGTGTGTCTTGGTAGCCTGAAACCAGAGGATGCTCCCAAATGCGAAGAACCAGATCCTTTGCCCCGTCTTTCAGGGGAGGTGTCACCTGGTAGCGGCATTGGCCAGCTGTCGATGCCCAAACCTCAGACTCTGCCCTTGAAGAGCCTAGAGCTTTTGCAGGAGCCACCTACTCAGCTTCCTGAAGCCCCTGAACTCCTGTTGAGTTGCTCAGTGCTGAACGGCCACTCCCCTGAAAGAGGAGGCTCCTCCTCCAAGTCCAGCACCTTAAGCGGTCCTGATCTGGCTGGCAAGAGCAGCAGTGAGACCAGCACCCCAGAGGAGCTGCGGGACTATGACAGTAGCTCGGGAGTGGAGTCCAAATCTGATGAGAAACTGGAGCAGACCTGCCACCAGCTGCTGAGCCCCCTGGAGGACCTTCCTGGTGAGCTAGACCTGGGCATCCACATGGAGAAAGGAGATGATGAGGCGGAGACTCTGCCAGCTGACGAAATCCTTGGCGACCCACCTACTGAACCTACGGTGTCCTCAGAGGAGGAAGTGGACCTGGACGCAGACCTCCTGAAGGACCCGGCCTTCACAGAAACGGTGTGTCTGTCCAGGTCTCCACCTGGCAAGCCCTCCTTGGCCCACTCAGTGGAGGAGTCTGACGAGCCAGGCTCTGGTGATGCCGGCACAGAGACCCCTGCTTCTACCAATTCAGCGGCTTCTTGTGATGTCTTTGGTGCTTTCCACCTCCATTCCACTGACAGCTGTGGCAAGAGTCCTGGCCTTTCTTCCCTGGAGAGCGAAGAGCATTCCACAGAGGGCAGCAAGGAACCACTCCCTAAAGAGTCCCATAGCAAGACGCCCGTGGATTGGGAGCACCCGGCACCGGCCACACCAGCCTCCCAGAAGACCAGAGTGCAGGATGAAGAGGCATCCCTGCCTTTCGCTGCCACTCATAATCTGGCTGCAG GTGACAATGGAGCTGGTTTGCCCTTCCCCTGGGGCCCATGTCCATCAGAGATCCTCTCCACTATCTATGAAGTAGAGGGTGGTGCTGAGACGCCTGGCCTGGACGACGAAGACGGGAGTTGCTGCTCGTGTGCTGCCTCTCAAGAGCAGGGCCTTCACCTGGGAAGCATCCAGGCTACAGTTGTGCAGCAGCTAATCAGCCGGACGCTGCTTTTCTCAGCAGAGGCACCTTCTGGTGCTGTTGGTGGGAAGGGGCCTGTGAACACCGAAGCTGAGATTAGCAAATGGACGGAACTGATATCCCCTCTGGACGAATCACGGGCCAGCATCACTTCAGTGACGAGCTTCTCCCCTGAGGACATGTCATCCCCCCATGGGGACTGGACTGTGGTAGAGGTAGAGACCTTTCACTGA